The following is a genomic window from Nomascus leucogenys isolate Asia chromosome 25, Asia_NLE_v1, whole genome shotgun sequence.
AAGTAGCAGTGCAGAGCTAGTGGAGGAAAAACAAGTCAAAACACATTCACAACATTTTGAAGATACTCAATGAAACTGATTCTCTTCTTCTACCTTCCCTGCTTAGTCAACAGCCTCTTCCTTAAGTTTTATTTCTCCTCTATTTGTCAAAGATAATTACTTAGCAACGTCGATGTTTACCACGCAAAGGCATCCACCCTCCCTAGCACAGCTTTTTACCTTGAGATACAAAAAAGCATATGCTGGAGACCAACAATTTACCAAACTTCTTCAGCTACAAAGCATAGCTTAAATTTCATCTCTCCTAGAAAGTGTTCCCTCCTAACCTCCAGACATCTCTTTGTTCAAACCTCCCTCCTTCCTGGACTTAATCACTTTCCACAGCAGTCATTGGTTCACTGGCAACTGCTTTCCACCTGGAAGGGTTTTTCCTTCTCCAAACCCAGGTCTGGGTCCCAGCAGAATcttgaagaagaaagaacaacTAAAACCTAATGGaaattcaaacacatttttaaaaaggctgcAAGCGATTAGATAAATCTAAGAAAACCTAAGGCCAAGTAAAACAAGTCCTGTTTGAAGCTGAGAACAGCAATCCTTCAtgccttttataataaaaagaaatcggGGCTGAGGGAGTGAAAAACGCAGAAAAGGAAAGCGACGAGGTGCCATCCTCCATTACAGATTTCCTCTAACACAGAATCAACAGGACTCTAATGTTTCATACGTGGCTGTCAGTCACTGTGCTACGAAGTTAATCTATACGGTCGTTTAAGCCCCGCCCCCCTAGAGGTTACTccttatccccactttacagatgcgCAAACTGAGACGAAGGAAGATAGAACAGCTCGGCCGGGATCACCCAGCTTGTGAGTGACACCGAGCAGGTACTGGAACCCGGGTTTGTCTGACCTCAGCGCACAGGCTCTCAACCTCTGCTCCAACTCAAAGTATGCGCCAAGTCAGCGTGCATGGGTAACCCGATCCGGACGGCTCTGACTCGGGATGCGGCACAGCTGCCCCGCGGGGCCGCGCGGGTGTCACCGAGACGGGCACAGACTGCACAGTGTGCCCAAGGGCTCGCGCGCGTCCTTCAAGACCTGCCAGCGCGCGGGAAAAGGTAGGCTCCGAGACAACCTGGGCTGACCCGGGGGCACGACCAGGAGATGCGACGACTGGAGCTGGGTGAGTGTGGCCGAGTCGGCGCCTCGAGGGCCGCCAGCCTGGGCCCCAGGCTGGGACACGGGCGCCCCCGGGTGCAGGGGACCTAGAGGCGCCGTGCGCGGCGGGGCCTGGGCGCGAAGGCGCCGAGACGGCATCCTTCCCCTGCAGCATCCCGCCCCGCGGCCGGGGGGAGGGGGCGTCACCTGACAGCGCGCACCAACTTCTCCAGGTTTGGAGGGGGCAGGCGGCAGCCGCCCGGGCTGGGGGCGCACGGCGCGCTGCTCTCGCCCAATGGCGAGGTCTGTAAACAAAAGCGGGCCCCACGCAGGTCCCCAGCCGGGTGGCGAGGGGCGCGGCGCAGCAGCATCGCAGCGGCAGAGCTGGTGAGAGGGCGAGGCGGGGACGGGATCGGGCGCGGGGACCCAGGGCACAGCCCCCGGGACCCGACCGCCTGGATAAGGCATTGTCTCTGCACTCGCAGGATTCCGCTTTTAATGCCCCCCTCCGGGGGTTCGTCGCGCGTCCCCAGCTCCGTGCGCCGGCCCCTGGGCTTTCCGCCCGGTGAGCCCGGCCCGGAGCGCGGCACGGATCGCCAAGGTGAGCGCCCAGGAAGCGTCGCCGAAAAGCCAGGCCCGGAGGTGCCTAGGTCAGGGACCGAGAAGCAAACAGAGACACAGGGATGCACACGCACGCCCTCCCCGAAGTTGACAAAAATCAGCCGATAAAATACAAAGTGCCGCGGCCGCCGCAGGTCAGCGCTGACCTCCCGCTGCCGAGAGGACCGAATGCCGACGTCCGGACGCTGTCATTTCCATCCAGCGAAGGCACCTGGGCTGCACGGTCTCGTCTCCCTCCTTCGCTCGAGGGatgcctcctcctgcctcccctccccggATCTCCCGACCTCCCGTGTGTGTGAACACGAAAACAATACGTGGAAAGCCCGATCGGGGGGAGCTAGGACCCGCCGGGAGCCCCAGTGTGCGGGAGACGGGGGTCAGAACGTGCCCGGCACGGGCACCGAGGCTCCGGGCATCCTCGCCGCCGTCCCCCGGGGCGGCTCCGGCCGGACGCCCGCGCCCCCCAGGCCCGCTGTACTCACCCGCGACGGTCGTCCGGGATCTCCGCGAAGGGGCCGGGCACGATGCGGGGCAGCCGGGCCCCTGGGGCTGCGGGCGCCAAAGCGTTCGCGGAGCTGCAGAGCTGCGCGCCCGACGGCGGCGGCGCTGCTCTGCCGGCCGCGCTCGAACCCGCTCGCGGTCTGCCAATGGGAGCTGTCAGGGCGCCTCCGCCTGCGGCCTCAGGGGCCGGGGCGCGGGAGCCCGTGGGAAACCGAGCTCCGATTGGGCCGCCTGACAATCGCTCCGCCTCCGGCCAGCCAATCCGAGGCGGTGGATGCAGGAGCGGGGCGTTCGGAGTTGGGCTGGAGAGCGACTACGGGCGCACGCCGGGTATCCGTGCCGCAGCCAGGCTCGGAGCGCGCGGGTGGAGGGGCGCGGGCCGCGCGCGCTCCGGAGATGCCTTCCTGCGAGGCTCCGGCAGCGCGGCCCGGGGAGATCGCCCGCAGGCAGCGGAGGCGCGGCGGGCCGGGGGACGACCAGGGAGCCCCTAACAAAGCAGCTTTGGGAGGGCCGGAGGCCTCTGCCTCCCTCGGCGATAGGTCCGCGAAGCTGCCTGTCACCCCGCATAGGTGGAGGTGGCCAATGGCGTGCACAGACGGAGCTCGAGTTGGCGCGCGCGCGCGGCTCGGCATCGGTGGGATTGGTCGGAGGTAAAGGATTTTCCTACCACTAAGGCGGAGAGGAAGGGGGATCGGAACGGGGGAGGCGAAGAGTCAAAAAACGTTGTGCCTGGGACAAGTGGTCTGGCTTGGGAGGCGTGTGCCTGGCTCTAGGGGGAGACAAGAACTTTTTTACGAGAGAAAAAAATCCTAACGCAGTCCCTTCCCGTGGATGCTAGAGGATGTTAGACCCTGAGCAGCCTCCAGGTAGGGCATGGTGGCCTTCACCAGAGTCCAGGACTCCCAGGGTTCACTTACCGTGCCCAGCAAGCGAACTTGGAATAACAGCGTGGGGTTTGGGCCTTACGCTCACCTGCTGGGCAGAGTAAGTGACTCGGGCAGGGTTCACGcagacctcctgggctcctctGTAAAATCCGGAAACGACAGTTGCAGTTTACCTTTCGCAACGTTGTGGGAAACGCGGAAACGGAGACGCTGGCGGTAGAGCCTCGAGCGAAACCTTTCCCTACACTAGGCCAGAGCTTCCTCCTCTCCTGAAGAACTCTAGACTTCCCCGTTTACAACAAAGGCTGGGATGTATGTTCCTTAGACCTTGATTCCATACACACATGTTCGCCCCGGGAGCTGGGAAGGTCTGCGCTCCCGGGGTGATCttgttgaaaacaaaaagaattgccCACGCTGTGGAAGACAAACCTAAACCGGAAAACTAAAAGTCATCCCTGATTCCTCCTTCTCCTTAACCCTCTCCCATCCGTTTCTGTTAAACTCCCAAACCCCTTCCTCCCATCCTGTCTCACCTGGACCTCAGTAAAGGGCTCCCATCGTCCTTCTGTCCCAGGCCTTGCCCCCTGAAATCTGTTCTCCACTTTGCAGAATGATCCTTCTAAGCAGAAAAGTCTCATTTTGCGCTCTCAACTCTGggtctcttttctttccccagaacacgtccacccccagcccctcccttcacTTCACTAATTCCTACCCTTCTTCAGATTCCAGCTTGGCCGCCAAGGCATCCATGCAGTAGGCGTTGCTGAACTCCTGCTGTGCAGTACCTGCTCTTACAGACCCCGGGAAGCCTCCTGTACCCTGTCAAGGTTAGATGCCACGTTTCCACTTCCAGTGCTTCCACCCCCTGTACTCCCCTCACAGCCTGTATTACACGGGGCTGAAGTTGCCTGTTGCACTGCAGCCCTCTATGGAAGCCGGAATCTTATCTATCTTCCCTGCTGGATCCCAGTCCtagcacagtgtttggcacatttGGGGCACTGAAAAAACATGGAATGCATGAATTATAGAGGAGCTATAATTATAGGCAAGAACTTTAAGGATTTGAAGTGCTTCTAAAACATCAGTTTGAGAAGAATGGGTAGCATGGTAGCTCTTGAACAGATGCGTCCACCAGGTTCCATGATGAGTATTACAGGGAGGTTTTTGAGTCAAGTTTGAGAGATTTTCCAAAGACACCCCTTCCAAAACCAGCCTCGTTTCAGCCAACAGCTTGGAATGGAGAGTAATTCCCTTGAGAAGCTTTTCATCCCAGGACAAAGAGCCATTTCTTCACCTGTTACAAGCCACCATGTAggggaaatacatatatttgaaaatgagtAGAGTGTTTTTCCCTAAGGAAGTTTAGAAGTACATCCGGCCATCCTTAAAAGAACAGACCCTGGAGTGAGGCTGCCTAATTTCAAGCTGGGTTCCTTTCTAGCTGTTACCTAGGGCAGGTTACTTCAGACCTCcgtgccttggtttccccatttATATAAATGAGATAACAATAGTGCTTCATACCACATACAGTTGGTACGAGGATGAATGAGTTAATATTAACAAtgtgctggccaggcgcggtggctcactcctgtaatcctagcactttgggaggccgagatgggcagattgcctgagctcaggagtttgagaccagcctgggcaacacggtgaaaccccgtctctactgaaaatacaaaaagttagccgggcatggcggcgtacgcctgtggtcccagctactcaggaggctgagggcaggagaattgcttgaaccctgaaggcagtggttgcggtaagccgagattgcgccactgcactccagcctgggcaacagaacgagactccgtctccaaaaaaaagaaaaaaaaacaattttttaaaaaatgtgcttagaagagtacctggcacatagtagcatttaataatgtttactgaataaataaacagCTTCCACTGGACATGTGTGTGATGGGTAGGGAGTCCTTACTACCCAGATGGGTAGTGAGTGGCGGGTTACTAGAGGCTTCCCTGAAGGTGAGTAATGGcatctctcttgcctgcctcatCTGAGGGCTGCTGCCTTAGGGTCTCCTGTTAAGGAGGTGACATTACTGTAAGGTGAGCTTCAGATGAATCATCACAGCAGCCATCTGATTGCCTTGTGCCTAAGACGTCTGAAAAGCACTTTGAGATGCAGAATCCTGGCGGTAGGTTGGCTGGGTTGAATCTGAGCTCCACCACCTACCAGCTCTGTAGCCTTGAGAAGGTTACTTAATCTTTCTTAAGCCTCAGTTTACTGATCTCTAAAATAAGGGGAGTAACACCTAACCCGTAAGGATATAGAGACAGTTAAAAAGAGGTCACGCATGGCACATGGTACGAACTCATCAAAGTTGGTGTTCGGGTTCAGCTAAGTTAGTGAAAAACGGGATGATAACATTTCATTAAATGGTTGAAAAACCTGgatgaggccaggtgtgatggcttatgcctttaatctcagcactttttgAGGTCAAGGCatgtggatcccttgaggccaggagttagagacaagcctggccaacatggtgaaatcccttctctactaaaaatacaaaaattagccgggcgtgatggtgcatacctgtaatcccagctactcgggaggctgaggcaggagaatcgctggaaccccggaggcagtggttgcagtgagctgagatccggccactgcactccaacctgggcaacagagtgagactgtctcaaaaaaaaagaaagaagaaagaaagaaagaaggaaggaaggaagaaggaaggaaggaaggaaggaaggaaggaaggaaggaaggaaggaaggaaagacctGGATGAGATGATGCAGGAGAAATACTCACTGCCCATAGGGGAGATAGATACATAGGAAACCACCGTTCGGGCCCTTTCTCTCATTCACTTTCTCCCTGAACCCCACTTACTTCAACATGTCAGTACTTTGGCTCTCAGAATCTGCTCACAGCTGACTGTGGGAGGTTTTGTTCCCACAATCGTGGTGCTGGGTGCTGCCACTGAGGTTGATAGAATTAAGCCAATCCAGCCTTTGggtacctttattttttattgtatttatttatttatttattgagatggagtcttaccctgtcgcccaggctggagtgcaatggcacaatctcagctcaccacaacctccacctcctgagttcaagcaattctcctgcctcagcctcccgagtagctggtattacaggtgcgtgccaccaggcctggctaatttttggtatctttagtagagacggggtttcaccatgttggccaagctggtctcgaactcctgaccttgtgatctgcccacttggcctcccaaagtgctgggattacaggtgtgagccaccgcgcccggcctgggtaTCTTGACCTCGCAAACCTAAAAAGCTACTGCAGGCTTCAGTGCTGTTTCTTGTCTCCGCCCTACACGGTACATTGCTACTTCACACTGGCAAAGAGAATGGGGCATTTTGATTAAAATACAGACAAATGCCATCTGGCCGAGTATTCTGACATCTTGTCTCCTGAGGGCACTGTTGACATCTAAACAGAACATGGAATtggaattaaaggaaaaaatggggTGGTCAAAGGCAGAATCAAGGTTTAGGGCAGGAGAATGAGCAGAAGTTCCATTTCTAGTACATGATCCTAGCTGCAACTAAGAGTCAACATTTTCTTCCCCACTGGTTATTGAAAGGCTGACTAAACAATCATAGCTGAGGTACAACAAATGGTCTTCCCCAGTACGAAGATACCTACACATGCGCTCTGTGCAGCCCTGCCTCACTTGTGTTCCTGAGCTGGTCTTTCCCTCTAACAGATGCTCCCTCAGGGTTAGACTCTGGCCTGTTTAATTCACTGCTGTATTCATAAAGTGTCTCAAACAGTGCCAAGCACACAGtgcatgctcaataaatatcaattGGATGACTGGAGTTTCGCCTTCTGCACTCTCTACGAGGAGTTTGgcacttaattattttattttctgtcatctATTTGTGATGCCCTCTTTGAAGAAAGGACAGGAGGCAGCTTATACAAAAATAGatcttgggccaggcgtggtggctcacacctgtaatcccagcactttgggaggccgacacaggtggatcacctgaggtcaggagttcaagaccagcctggccaacatggtgaaactctgtctctactaaaaatacaaaagttagccgggcatggtggcaggtgcctgtattcccagctacttgggagtctgaggcagaagaatcgcttgaacctgggaggcggaggttgcggtgagccaggatcacaccactgcactccagcctggcaacagagcaagactctcaaaaaaaaaaaataggccaggcatggtggctcacgcctgtaatcccagcactttgggaggctgaggtgggtggatcacctgaggtcaggagttcaagaccagcctggccaacttggtgaaagcccatctctcttaaaaatgcaaaaaaaaagtagccaggcatggtggcgggtgcctgtaatcccagctgctcggaaggctgaggcaggagaatcgcttgaacccaggaggcagagcttgcagtgagacgaggtagcgccactgcactccagcctgggcaatggagtaacataacactgtctcaaaaaaaaaaaaaaaaaatacacaggcaGCCAAATTAACGTTCCTTGGGAGGCTCCTGTGATGCACGGCAACGTCTTTTCCCTGGGTAAAGAACCTTGTCGCGAGTTCCTCAGATTGTTGATGTGCTGATTAATGCACACCCCACTGACACTGAAAAATATGCTGATTTCTTTCTGAGTCATAAAGTTTCATTGATTGTCTTTCAGGGGGACATTTTAGCCTGTATGTTGCAGTCTGTAGCCAGTTCTTACAACCTCTGTATTGCACCCTCTAATGAAAAAGGACAACCCGGTATGAGGagtctccctcccttctcccaaaCACCCTGTAACAGACTCCAGAACACTCCCGACTTTGTTGATGTGACTTCCCCCATCATCAGTCTTCACATTTGGCTTCCAAGAAGCCTTTATCAAATTATTTCAGTCTTAATTTTGGTTGAcattatatatatagacatatgtgtgtgtgtgtgtgtgtgtgtgtgtgtgtgtgtgtgtgtgtgtatgtcttctgttttttgtttttttgttttttttttttggagaaccctaatacacatCCCAATAGTTTTTCCCATAATCATTCAATATTCCTCTGCAGACTTGCTACCCAAAGTGTAGTCTGTGGATCAGCAGCAGTGGCATCGCCTGGTGTCAGAAACACAATCCCAGACACCAAGCCAGACACTGAACTCAAATCTACGTCTTAACACTCAGGTGATATATCTGTGTATAAAGTTTGAGAAGTACATCATAACTTCTttggggtttatttatttatttatttatattgaaacagggtcttgctctgtcacccaggctggagtgcagtggcggacctcgactcactgcaacttctgcctccctggttcaagcggttctcctgcctcagcctctcaagtagctgggattacaggcacatgccaccatgcccagctaattttttgtacttttagtagagacggagtttcaccatgtggcccaggctggtcttgaactcctgagctcagctgatccgcccgcctcggcctcccaaagtgctaggattactggtgtgagccaccacacctggacactttggggtttgtttgtttgtttttgtttttgagacagggtctcactctgttgcccaggctggagtgcagtggtgtgatctcagctcactgcagcctccacctcctgggttcaagcgattctcctgcctcagcgtcccaagtagcagggactacaggcacgtgccatcatgcccagttaatttttttgtattttttttggtagggatagcgtttcactgtgttgaccaggctgttctcaaactcgtggcctcaagtgatctgtccacctcggccccaaaaagtgctgggattacaggtgttagccactgcgccaggccacaTCATCACTTCTTTGAAAATGCAAAACCACCTGGgaagaacaaaaatattaaaaacaattgcTTGGTAAAGGAATGTGTTTAATCAAGGCTTTCTTACCTGAGGACAGATTTTTGGGAGTCAGGTGAAAGGACctagaaaagaaatcaagaaggcaggATATTTTCCCAGCAATGATAGGTCTTCAATTATAAAAAAGAGACCAAGGAATCCTCAATATGCAAAGTAGCATATCCAACTAATACAGATAAACTCAAGGTCAGAGAGGCAGGGCTGGGTAAATAGGCCACACTACATTCACAGAGCTAAGCAGTGCCCCCTCTTTGTAatttgctttattgcattttattttctgtgttttcactgAAATGGCAGTTTATGGAGAAACTCTCCCACTTGGCTGTGAACAGGCTCTAAGCAACAGCAACACTTCTGCAGAATTGGCAGGGACAGTGCTATGGAATATTTCAGAAACTTCAAGGCAAAGggacaaacaaacaaccaaaaaaaacaaaaaacaaaaacaccctcaaaatgtattttcagaGGAAAG
Proteins encoded in this region:
- the LOC115833135 gene encoding uncharacterized protein LOC115833135, with the protein product MPSCEAPAARPGEIARRQRRRGGPGDDQGAPNKAALGGPEASASLGDRSAKLPVTPHRWRWPMACTDGARVGARARLGIGGIGRRLWETRKRRRWR